In Rosa rugosa chromosome 4, drRosRugo1.1, whole genome shotgun sequence, the genomic stretch gaagtgagggtaaaatggtcattttggaccaaattgtgtgagatttgaatgtatagggagttatttgttaaaattatgatacgagggactgaactgttgactccccaaaagttgagggagtgaccagtaatttgcccttATGTTTATGTGCATGGTTGTTTGTATTTAAATCGACTACATATTGACTGGTACCTCACGCTTTGTAGGACTGAAATTGAGTGGACTTCCAAAACTCATTTGAAGAAACGTAGAACAGGTATTTGTAGAAGTTTCTTCGATCTTTTTAGTCCACCTGAAGTCCATAATGACTGTAAAGTAAGACAGCCTTTTTTTAAAGGgtttatttcattttattttaactATTTGTATGAATTTAGCTATCAGACTGTTGGGATGAAAATGAAAGGAAATTGTGATTCTATTGTTAACCACGTCCAAGCAAGATCGATCACTTAAATTGCAAGCAAAGATTTCCTCTTAATGGACTTATTCTAGCTTCTCGTAACGTAGCTTATAGAGCTTCAGACATAGTAGAGTCAATTTTAAGTCCGGAAGAGTCAAATCCTCTTAAACACTAAAGCCACAACGTCTGTCACAAATTAGTCGCAAACAAAATTTTTCTTACTAATGTAtctagtttgtttttgtttactaACTCTATGATTAAGCTCataccctattttttttttttttttttagaatagcTCATACCCtattaaaagaagagaaattttgaaaaatgacCTTTTTTTGGTCACCAAGTTGATTTCTAACCTTGTTTTATAATTTAGTTAAAAATGACCATATGAAAGTAAAAGAAGTCTTTATTACCCTTAATGAACCACTCCCTGTCTCGTGGCATGGGAATTTCTTGTTCCTTCTACTTCTACAGTTCTACCACAACAACCAACTTCTAATATAGTCAAAACTTAAACATCTGATGtggaacaaaatcaaaattcttGTTTGTTCAAGATATGTAGATGGATaatctctttatttttcttttctagaaTCAGATTATAATTTATTCGTCAAATAAAGGTCCAATACTTGCGATTTTTATTATGGTCTTGAAGATTTAGGATGTAATTTAGGGTTCTTCAAGAGTCTTCAGATTGTTATGCGTCCTTTAGATTGAGATTTCATATTGTTTTCGTCTCCTGAGATGGATAGCTTGTAGAAATAAATTATTTTCTCTAGACTTCTCAAATGTTGgaaaatttggttgatggatgcTACTTCCGTCACCAGATTTCACCTCCTACAAGATCTCAAAAATACAATATATTAATAacaaataataatcataatatTATTGTCATAATAGATTAAATAACAAGGATTATAGAACTTATCTATTGGATTTATAGGCTTCCGAATGACACATTACTCGAAAAGAGTTTAAGGTTGAGGCATGTAAACACTGCCCTTAAGAGTATATTTCGCCCCTTAGAGACAATGTCTCGGTGTAGCAGGTTTGTGGCGCCTTACCCTCCAGGGTACAACAACCTCGATCCTTGTAGGTGTACACTCACAATACTCAGATCGTATCGAACAGCTTGAAACTTTCTTTTGGAGGAATAGATAAACCAAAGGAAACACATGAATACTTTGAGCTCGGAAAGGAAACAAGGAGATTGAAtttcaattattttgatttggaaAGCTAGAGATTATATAGGGCAAGAATGATTAATGCAATAATAATTTGCCAATAGTAATTAAGTTTTGTAACTTATGTAACATAAATGAATATAATGACATTGATTAGGAAGAATCAAAATGGATTTTTCTATTGATCGAGTCTTCTCTGAATTGAAAGTTGAATCCCATCACTTTCTCTCTTCTTAATATTAATTACTCCTTTACACCGACGCCCACGCCTCCCTCATCTCATCTATTACAGCCCCTCCCCCATTAAATAGAGCCGAAACccatctcctctctcctcatccACCTTCCTTCCATATCTTTTTACTTATTACTATCGTGTCCATCAGTTGATGTATCTGTTAGTTTGAATACGTTGATCTGCAATTCCTTACTCTGGTACTTAAACACCCATCGATGATGTTAAATTATATCGGTGGAAGTATTGGTAGCGTAGACCTGCCAAGTTATCCGAGAGCGATGATGTTCACGCCTCTCTGTTGTTAATTCACATATGTTTAATGAAGCTTTTGGCTGAGTCTTGATGTCATTGCAGTCTTTTCGATTGTACTAGAAATTATACCCGCGCATTGCTGCGGGATTTGTTGTCGTTAACAATTTTGTATGCAAGACTTGTTGATGAGTTCATTCATCCAGTTGAAGCATGGCAATAAATTGAATGCATTCATTTGTCAAGATCAAGACTGGTAATAATGATAACAAATGGCACTCCATTGTACTGTTTTACATGTGACACTGTGCTTCAATATTACAGACCAGATCCAACGATATCATAACAGAAGCTTAAGAACACTACTAAACAGTAATGGTATCCCACTAATACAAAAAATCTTGGATCTGAATCATCTACATGTTCCTTATTTGGTTAAACATTATTGACTAATTTGCAACACAAAGGCAAATTGATCAAGGGAGCTTAAGAAATGAGACATGAGAAATGGAGGTGTGGAGCTGAAATGAAATGGCATTTCCATCAAGCTTAACTTACATGAGAACTTTTATTTAATTACATTTCATACAAAAATGGTACATGAAGCGATGAAACACTACAGAACCGCAATTCCTTGATAAGATTACAAATGGGGCAAGCACGGCCATTTTTCTCTTTCAACTGAAACCTAAACCCACCACCACATCTGGATCGGGGTGCCATTGATGCTGCTTGGATTCATTACTTATTCTCACTTATATGCCATACTATCAAATAAGAACACTATAACGCAGGAATTGTATATACCAAAGAAATCCTAGTCAGACCAGGACCAAAAGGCATGATCTTCCACTGGGAACCCGAAATTATATGAATTTGCAGGAGGGTCTGTATAAACAACATCTTCAAGCTTTGGAAAGATGTATGGTGGCAATAGGGTTTTGCTCAAGTTTTCTTCCTCATCTTGGGAAAGATCAGACTGATCAGGTTCAAAAATATATGAAGAATCACCACGCTCTAAGAGAGGAGTGAACCCCATCAGTGTAATATGGGCTTTCCTTCATCATTTCCTTTTTCAAAACGCATAATATTCTAATGCAGAATCAATAATCTTATGGGTTGGAGAAAGTACAGTAGTATCTTGCTTATTTGTCTTTAATACATAACTTTGAATTGGCAGAAGCATTTCCATGCCAAGGCTTAAAACCAAAACAGAGTTCCACTTCTTGGCAACTCTTACCTTCTAAGTAACATAGTCCAATGTCCATATTCACAACATATTTACTATCAGTAGCCCCATCAAAGTAACAATCtttaaaaatgattttcaaaAGAATGGACTAATTTAGATAAACAAAACATGTGTGTTAAGGAAAAGGACTTTTCACTATAAGTACTCAGTTACAGTCACTTCAAGTGGAAATCACAATGTTCAAGATTCAAAGGAATAAATTATTTTTGCATTATATAAGACCACCGCACCTGGATAATAACTGAGGTCGTAGTGTTTGGATTGAGAGTCAGCATACAGATGCTTTCAAGGTCCTTTTCAATATCAACTCATattttctttatgtttttcctatatCATGCacaaaaaatctagcaaaactTTGATAGCAATAACATAACTCACCAAAATTAGTTAGCAAACTTAGCTACTGTATGCAAATTACCACAAAGAACAAATATAGTTGCAGAAACTCACCACTCTGGGATTTTTTAGGCTTCCAAATAACCTCAATGCAAGCCTTTCAGgattttcattcttctttgtcCCTGCTTTGGGTCCATAAACTAAGAACTTTGGTATCCCCTATAAAAATCAAAGAACCAATTAGAAAACAAACTCAAATTCAGAGCACCAAGCCcataaagagagaaagaaagaaaatgttgaacagagcgagagaaagagagagggacaATTTCTGGTGTAAGTCTGCAATGTTATCAAAGTATAATAACAGAGACCAATAGCTGCAGTGATTATTCATTTTATCAATCAAGGAGAAAAACCTTACAAAAATTTCATTGATCTCATATCTGGTGCCAAACTGCAACAAAACATATATCTGGAATATTAACTTTCATAACTGTATCTCCTGATCTTCTGCTTGCTTTTCGTCACCTTTGGTGACCTGCTGAAGGGATTTAGATAGGGTTTAGGTGGGCacgtaatttttcttttcttaatacACACACTAAATAAATGAAGAATTATGAATCAATATAAAGAATTACCTGTTGAAGCCCTTCATTGTTCAAAATAAATTGTGATCATAGCCAATCACTATGACATGCAATTGGTTTCCGTACTGGTCGTACAGTAAGATATCCGACTTTAAGATATGGCAGAGGAAGCTGTAGAAAAGGTAACAACATAAAAACAGTTGAGAAATAAACATATACTAATAACAAAAAATATCGAAATCAGCTaacaaataatcaaaattcGAAAGGAATtaggggaaaaaaagaaaaggaaaaaggttGAAAATAGAGAAATTAGTATGTCTTTACCTTAGTAGTATCTTCACTAAAAATCAGAACTTAAAACCTGCATATACTGCAGAAAACCCCAAAAGCATTCAAAGTCATAGTCCTCAGTTGATAGTCTGATGAAGAACCTATTATAAAGAGAAAGACAAAGAAAAGTTCAACTTAAAAATGAATGAAAGTTATAACAACGCCTCAGAGCAGGAACAAATGTTTGTCTAGTGATGAAATCAGATATTGAAGATGAACCAACCTTTGTGTTCTATCAATCGCTTGATCAGTCTCATCCATCATTTGGTGTCCATGATCAATAAGTTGCTGATTTGTCATACCTGCAAAATTTGAAAATAGTATTCAGTTCCGAATAATAAATGAACCTGAAATACCCACAATTTCAGTTAACCCTAAATGAATTTTGAGGAGGCTAACCTGAGAGGAAGTTCCAATAACATGCATGAGAGCCATTGGATTGATCAATATCTTGACGGCTTTATCCTGAACCAACTCATCGAACAAAACGATTCAAAGGCTCTGTTCCCAGTCCCCACAATAGAAAGACATCGTCATTGAGCTAGCTAGGTTCCTTTGGGGCATTGTTTATGCCATTTATGCTCTTATTCAATTCCAATTACAAATCTAATAATTTTTGTTGGAGAGAAATAATATAAGATTCTTAAAAGCAAACAAATAATTCTGTCTAAGTAATAAAGAAATTGAACTTTGTGAGATCCCCCAACCTTACCCATTTAATTATTAAACACCTAGAATGCAGATAATTTCTTTCTTATATCTAAATTTTGGGCATAAAGGTTATCactatttgttgttgttgaaggaATAATTTGAAATCAATTCTCATTAAAAGTAAACAACTTTTATCCAAACTCATAACATTATGCTGTTCTTGTTTCCTATGATCACAATTTACATTAATTACTAAGCAACTGTATGTCCAATTATCACTAAACACTATGAATATACTCATTCATTTCAGTTCAAGAGGCAAGGAAGTTGAAACCTTTAATCAAAAACCAAACTTTGATGAATTCCCAAGTGCTGTGAAATCCAAATTACAGTTATTTCAGTTTCTGAGCAGCCAAACAGAGCAATAGAACAAAAGCACATACCTTGAAATGTAAataaagaaagggaaaaatggGTATTTACCTCAGAGGGGGAGTTTTAGCTTGGGGAGACTGAAGCAATGGAAATGGAGAGGCCTCTCTTCCATTGcctgcaaaaacaaaaatatgaaaaCCCTTTCAATGACCTATCGAAATCAATAAAATCTCAATCttgatcaaaatcaaaatcaattgtGGTCAAAATTTTGATGCTTTATTGATAATTTTGAACCAAATACCCAGTTCTAAAAcggaaacaaaaacacagctTCATACCTCAATCAATTTGTTTTAATACCGTGTTCGTCCTCCTCCAATTCCCAAAAGAGCTCAAAAAGAGAAATACATCAAGCCTATCTTGGATCAGATAGGACAGAGAGTAATAATCccttataaaaataaataaaaagaagaagatcagAAACAGACGCGAGAGTTGAAAGTCTAACCCATCACTCACATCGCCGACTCAGTTCTTGATCTCTATAATTAAAGTCGGTGTAAATGGAGGTTTCCCGAACAATTGAAAACAGATATTCGTACAATCATGGCAGCGCCGTAAGTTGAGGGAAAACAGAGGGCAAAAGCGTCATTTCTCAACCCCAAGATGAACAGTGGAATGAATAGTGCAGCcgctttagtatatagtaagaTATGTTTCTGATTTTTGTCCTCTTTACAATTTTTATAATGTCACTGTATGTTTGACTTAGTTTTGCTATTAAATCTCTTGGTTAATGTAATTATGCTCAATTGTATAATCAAGGGTAATAAAGACTTTTTCTACTTTTATATGGTCGTTTTTCAACTAAATTAGAAAACAAGGATAGAAATTAACTTGATGACCCAAAAAATgtcatttttcaaaatttctcttGGAACATGTGACCATATGATTGGAACAAGAGCAAAATGTCACATTGACTTGATTTGAATCCTGTCACATCAGCCTCGTTTGAATCTTCCTATTGAACTTGAAAGATGAAGAATGGTATAATTAAAAAACCAAATTGCTTTTTGGCTCTGTTTCATGTTCTATCTTCTTCAAGAACCGAAGGGTACAAATTTGAAGTATAAACCTTGAAGTGCAAGgaaagcaaggaagaagaaagaggagtaGCACGACACGTCAACGCCAAGAATCAACAAAGTCAAAACTTCAGTCCAATCACAACGCTGCGATTTGTACTCATCGCATATGTCTGTTTTTCTATTCTACATTCTACAACTGTGTCTTTTGTCTTCTTCAGAAAAtaacaagatttttttttgaacgTGTGACTCGGCAGAGAGTAATTTGACATGTGATGGGTTCAATTTGATACCCAACTTACTTCTGTTAATTATCAATTTGAGCTTCTAACccaaaagaaaatatcaatttGAGCCCTATGAAAAAGTTTGGTTCGGCATGCAACCTATAACCTAAAGATATCTTCAGAGATCATACTCATAAAATGTGATGCAGAAGGGCAAAGGGGATACCAGTAATTCAAGAAGCAGGACCATTTTCGGCTGACTTTCCAGGACCTGCTTACGTGGCAGGCTAGCAGCTCTTAATCAAAGGTGAAACGACTAAAGGAGCAATGACAGTACCACTCTGCCCGAACATTCTTTCATTTTAGCCTATAATGATCCGACAACTTCAAAGTAGAGGTAGACATTAAGCACTTGCCTTATTCTTTGAAGAGATTCCATTCACTCACAGAAGCAAATCTCATAGACGATTGTCCACCTAAAATGGGCCATTCTCTCACCTCAAGCCAATCCTGGGAAGATTCCTAGTGCAGTGTCCCACGCTAATGATCTGATGAGTTCTGAAACACTACCTACTTCTTGCATAGCACACATCTTCCTGAGAGATGCACTTCTTATAGTATCAAGCATTTCACTTCAGACAGGACTTCAACAGCTCTGAGATGATTGGCTCCAAAAAATCTCAGCGTAAGCCTTctcatcttctttctcttcatcAACATAATCCGTTGCCTCAACAACTTCATCTTCATCTAGAATCTCTTCCATAGCTtccgcctccatctcttcctgtctatgtttttctctctctttttcagaAAGTTCAGATAGTGCCTGCCACATAGCCAGCCTTGTTGCTGGCCTGTCTCCTCGCTTGTATTTTGGAGCAGGCACCACAAATGGCAAAACAATATCATCCAAGTTTGTGCTCTTTTGATAAGCACTATTGTCTGTCTCTGTTTGGGGAAAGGTGAAAATGATCCCGAGTTCATAATTGCAAATATGAAGCATCTGATCCAGAGAAGAATTGTCATTCCCTCTTCCATTCGTTTTTAAACCAGATGGACTAGAAATTGAACGTCCCCAGGCAGCTGCACTGAAGTTATGTGACCCGCAATAAACCCAACCACATGAAGATGCATCTGTCCTAGACTGGAACCGTCTTCTTGCCACCTGCTTACAGATTAGATAATACTGTTATAATCATATGGCAGTGTATGACAAGATGTCAGATCCTTCAAAATACAGATTAGCCCACAGATGAAAACATATGCAATAACTACGCATAAAAGTTAAGATGAGGGTACTAGATTCTAGTAGTATGAATATACTTATATATGTCCTCggtggaaaaggaaaagaaaaggagcatgtgaaaaagaaaatatatgaatGGGGTATTTCTTAAGACGAAAGATTATAATTCTAATCTTCTATTATCAGTAAATACGCAGCATAAAGAAGAGGGTTTTGTGATCATGGTTAAAGAGTACTAAGCTTCAGGATTGTCTCATTCAAAACTCTCAGTTCTGATGTCTCTAAGCTCTTTCTATCTCAAACATCCTCTCATTCTCTACTTTTGATTGCTCTAACCTGTTTGGTTTTACTTTCCAGTTTCCACCGACCTTTTCTGCCGCTAACACAAACAAAAATCTGTTTCTCATTGATAAAACATGAAAGCATATAAACTTTCTTCATTGAAAGTGGTCTAAAATCTTTATCTTCTTCGCAGTTTGACATGTATCAGATAAAAATTACTGATAATACCTTGGTATGCATTGGATGTCCTACTCTATCACAGGGATGAGGAATTGCATCATGATACTTCGTCCTCAGCCTTTGCCATGTTTTCTGCAAATCAACAAATAATAAGACGTCGAAAGTAAACTATCCAAATGAAAGAAACtattgaaagaagaaaatattgtCAATTGCAGACTTGAGACAGCATGAATTTACATTTTACAATCAGTAGGAAGATTCTGTAatattgatttatttattttgttactATTTAAAATAGGTTTTAATTTGAAATATGGAAAAGGAATCAGATAGGCAAATGCAATTCAAGTACTTTCCGTATGAGCCTACTAACGAAAGCATGTGCTGTACAGTACCATAGCATATACCACAATCTAATGTGTCTGCATCCTAACCAAGAAACTGGAAATGTCTCTTAACCTGTGGTGAACAGGGAAAGACTTTTCCTGTCATCCATGAATAAAGGCAAAAACTGTAATGGAATTCTTTTGAAACTCTATTTACACCTATCAGGTTGAACTGTAAATCCATTTGTAGAAAACGGCAATTTAGCGTTGGGGAAGGAAGCAGAATCAATTATCTCTACCTCCAGAATTCTTTACCAACATCGAAATAGCTCATTTAGTTCTACAGACTCCACCAACTTCCACTTAAGTAATGCATAACCACTGCAGAATTGCAGATAATAATCCACCATAGAGAAATATTATATTTACGCTGAGAAAGATCATACCTCAGAGAAGCAAAGAACACGCTTTGAAGGAAAGATTCCACAACGTGCATTCTTCACTCTTTCAATGGTTGGAAAAATGATTCTAATGGATGGATCTTTTGATTCATGACGAGCATTCCAACATCCCCACTGTTAAAAGCATTCACTACTTGATGAATCAGcatgatataaatttttttcaaaattttttatAAAACTAACAAAGTGTGTTTAATCACCTCAGGATCAGACTCCTCAGAATCAAACTGAAATGATTTCTTTCCTGCAGCTGCTGAAAATTCGGCTAAAAATTTTGCATTGATTGACCCAATTGAAGATGCACCTtagaatgaaaaagaaaaaaataataataaacaacaTGTCTTTGAAGTTCCTCGTTGTAACTAACAAAGAATCTGTATTTACGAAATTTCTTGCAAATAGATTGAAAATTACACTCACCATAAACAAACTCAGAGTCAAGCGATTCAGGCCATTTATATTGACCTAAAACCTAATCAGAATAAAAGATTCATTAGACACTGAAAGTGACATCGAGAATAAGAAATTAAACTCAGTAAACAACAAGTAAGTGCTAGGTTAATTTGACTATTTATAAGAAATAGATTGATGAAGTATATGAATAATCAACGATGTAAAAATATGTTACAGAAATTTGATGGCAAAGAGTTTCACTGACATTACCTCCTGCAGGCGCCAGAGGCCTGTACACCTTTCAATTGCCGCAACCAAAGAGCATAATGCAATAATATGTTGAGGTTGCATCATCTTTGATATatcttgaaattttggtccCTGCAAAAATTCAGCTCTGCATCTTTATATATGACTCCAAATCTAAAACATCATGTTATTTTTTTGAGTCTTAGGCTATGCTCCAATCTACGCATCCTCAAATCATGTAGTAATAACCAATAAATCCAGGATATAATTGTACCTCTAACACATGTAGTATCAGCCGTACTTTCTTGTTGTTTCCTCCTAAAGCTGCTCCAAGGGCTTCCTTAGGACAGACATAACCAGAGAATCTAAACATTCCAATATCCCAGAGTGGAGAGACCCATCTTGCAATGTTTCTAGGCAAAAACCCAAGTTGAACACGATCTACCACAAGAAACAAGGACTTTAGCTAGCAGCATAGATGGTCACAAGACTAACAACTTAGAATCACATTTAGAGGAGTTGGGACAAATGAATAGACTAATTGTGATACATGAAGCAAGATCGAAAGCAATTTGCACAATTGTATGATTATATTCTGCCAAATACCAAAAATATAGAATAATAAGAAAAATTCTATATCAGTGAGGTGTTTTGGTCCAAGAATTTTACCTCCCTCAGAGAACTCAATAGCATTTGACACATTAATGCTCACTGCATTTGCATCTGCTGGTATGTTTGTGTTTCTTGTTAAGATAATTGATAAATCTTTCGCATTTTCACAAGATTTCCTGAGAAATGAAGCCAGTTTCTTCAGCTTTGCACCATTTGCATCTGTTGCATTGTGAAAGAGGTAGCTTAGACCAACCACAGATGCTTCAACTGATCCGAGGAATTTCATACCAGATGACCCTGATGGACCACGTTCAGCCTGACAAGAAAATTAGTGAGAAAAATGTTTAATATAGTATAACAAAATAATCTAAAAACCTAGTTAATCAAGCAGCCCTGAAAGAAGCAGATGAAGTGTTCCCCATCATTACTGAAGAGATGCATCAACTAAAAAAGTGAGTTAAATCCTAtcggaaaaaaacaaaaatttcagtttacacTTGACAAGTAGGCATTTACTGAACTCCATACCCAAACAGAAAATAAGAGATAAAAAAATCATGATTTAGATGGAGACAAAATGGGAAATCCAGAAACAAGGTTTGCTCACTTTGCTGGCACTCAATTTATTGGAAACTGgagcctttttctttttttttccttttgatcaGAAAGAAAAGGTAAAACTGAAACTTCAAAGAAAATACTGCAACATGTTACTATCATTTTTAGCCAATGGGTGAGTTCAATTTCTTAGCAGCCTTTGAGTCCAATGGAGCAAAGTAAGTGTTGAGGTGGTATTGACATTTGCACATCAGCTTTCAATTCAACCAAAAAGATGCAGGACTGAAAACACTTACACAGGCATAGTGTCTGGATTCCATTATATAGGGAGTTTTATATGAATGGATTCCAGGTACAGAAGCAACCAAATGTCCCATTGCCCCTCCAAAATCATACTTTGCCAACTCAACAATCCACTGGGCCTGACTTGGTACGTCAGTCAGTAGAGTTGCTATAAATCCAGCCAAATAAGAAGCAAAATctgattttgagtcttgatttACTTCCCTGCTGGAAAATTGAGTAAAAAGTGATGAATAATCAGGAGCACTTCTGCGAGGGAAATCTTGCCACCAGATGGTATTGGTTACTGCATTCCACTGCTTAGTTTAAGAAGCAATTAGTAATTTTATAATGGATAACATGACGGAAGCTACAACCGAATGTCAGATGAGTGAAAAGTTCGGGTCATCACCTGTGTTGGCACTAAATTTGCGGAGGTAATGATAACACGAATATTATCGTCTCTCTGTAAAacaaacagttttggatgatgGCAACCAATGCCATGTCTTTTCAGATCTTCACCAAAAGCTATGGCCTCAGGGAACAGGGGATACCTATTAGAATGAAAATGGAAGAACCattaaaattaaaagaaagataTTCTGCCTCAGTTCAACATATATTACTCTGCTGTACCCTACCATACATGCCCAATTAATGAATGAGATATATGGCAATATACTTACACTACAACTAAGTTTGGAAATTCTGGGTAAGGTGCAGATGTTCTATTTTCAGTGCTTGAACTCCAACATCTCTCTGTATTATGGCAAGCAACTGTTACTGGCAGATGGCTAGGAatctcaaatcctcacggattaAATAAATTCACCGAAATGAAACGgtgaaaatcataacaattccatacgaactccaaaatttgcatattatatatcgaaacgctcgtatcaacgagtagaacatatataataccagaaataGCTCCCTACATGGCCgaaacaccgccggaacgccgccacaggcggtggcgcaccgccgccggccaaaactcattatttcacaaaactccaaacatgaaaaagcttcatctaagcatgcttgtgaatctTCAAGAacagctcgaagtcagaaaacaagcataaagggtcgtaaactacctcacaagccgtgaacagtaatccaagctgagttgaaccaagttttatgtgaatcgatccaaacaaccaccaaggatcgatcaaggaggctgctctgagttCCCCAAGCCCAGCTAAAAGCCCCGCCGACGTCGGAACAAGGATTTTCGACCGGGTCCGAAATCCTCAAACTGCACagccttgcagcgccgccgtggaggagaatcggcgctagaggacaccagagggacgaccagacgAAGGAGACGATCccatctggaaagtttcgtcgccggagaccgccgcagttcgccagaaaatccgggtcgggttgGCCGGGtgcgggtcgggtcagacgggtttcttcgattctgaaggtgcagccgagagagaagagagagaaagtgatatttccggaaatggaaataatgaaaatagtaagtttccaacttgggaaacttctatttataccaaaatggaaattccttTCAATggtcataactttctcatacgaactccgattctcgcgtttcacatgtccacaaactcgtatcgacgcactctacaactttcgtgaatgaagttttcagagaatctcaACGCTTCAAAattcaacctttgcaacccccctaaagtcatactttccgaataaaaattcgtccgaaacacttccgctccatccacgagccacgaaaccatccaataaccacaatttaaattccggaaaa encodes the following:
- the LOC133744993 gene encoding uncharacterized protein LOC133744993 — protein: MASTLHRNNQPHTLAYKRRDLFSPRQQLKTNKENLSNQKPKTTRETQEQRPSPNTTSHSQNQAQQATIPAASEPRRHHTAAPQQYAVAPNPFAASLPCHAVASPYTRQTATKRSQTKAEADPIRDQPRSDLNRHSNNPRRIDDARNHHWKAEVRFEIPSHLPVTVACHNTERCWSSSTENRTSAPYPEFPNLVVVYPLFPEAIAFGEDLKRHGIGCHHPKLFVLQRDDNIRVIITSANLVPTQWNAVTNTIWWQDFPRRSAPDYSSLFTQFSSREVNQDSKSDFASYLAGFIATLLTDVPSQAQWIVELAKYDFGGAMGHLVASVPGIHSYKTPYIMESRHYACAERGPSGSSGMKFLGSVEASVVGLSYLFHNATDANGAKLKKLASFLRKSCENAKDLSIILTRNTNIPADANAVSINVSNAIEFSEGDRVQLGFLPRNIARWVSPLWDIGMFRFSGYVCPKEALGAALGGNNKKVRLILHVLEGPKFQDISKMMQPQHIIALCSLVAAIERCTGLWRLQEVLGQYKWPESLDSEFVYGASSIGSINAKFLAEFSAAAGKKSFQFDSEESDPEWGCWNARHESKDPSIRIIFPTIERVKNARCGIFPSKRVLCFSEKTWQRLRTKYHDAIPHPCDRVGHPMHTKVARRRFQSRTDASSCGWVYCGSHNFSAAAWGRSISSPSGLKTNGRGNDNSSLDQMLHICNYELGIIFTFPQTETDNSAYQKSTNLDDIVLPFVVPAPKYKRGDRPATRLAMWQALSELSEKEREKHRQEEMEAEAMEEILDEDEVVEATDYVDEEKEDEKAYAEIFWSQSSQSC